The stretch of DNA CTTTTGTAAGAGCGCTCCTGCCTGTGTCAAGCCATGCGCTGTTTGGCGCGATTATGGGGTATTATATCAGCCGTGCCAAATTCGGAGACCGGCGTTTAGAAAAGAAAATGCTGGCTCTGGCTTTTTTTGTGCCGTTTCTGCTTCACGGGTTATTTGACTACATTCTGGTTATCGAAAGCACTTGGATTTATTATATGATTCCGTTTATGCTGTTTTTGTGGTGGTTTGCCATGCAAAAAGTAAAAAAAGCACACATTCTGACAGATGCATACCATAAGCTGAAATTGTAAAAGAGGCTGCTCAACCGAGCGCCTCTTTTTTCGTATAAAAAAAGGAGGAGGATGACAAACTACTTGTATATTTCGATAGGATGGTGAACGAAATTGACAAAGTGGAAAAAGCAGATTGCAGTTTTTCTAACGCTTGTACTGCTGCTTGCATCTGGGCAAGCGGGGGCGTTTTCAGGACAGGTGATTCAGCGCGGAGCTGAAGGGGACGATGTCATCGAATTGCAATCAAGGCTTCAATATACCGGTTATTACCGTGATCAAATTGACGGGGTATTTGGCTGGTCAACGTACTGGGCATTAAGAAACTTTCAGGAATCATTTGGCCTCCCGGTAGACGGGCTGGCAGGCACAGCTACAAAACGAAAACTTGAACAGGTGTCTAAATACGATGAACAGCATGTAAAAAGCCAAATGCGTAAAGGAAAAGCATTTACGTATTACGGTGGAGCCGAAACGTCGGCCCAATCAGTGAATACACCGACTGGATTTTCACAAAATGATATTCAGCTGATGGCGAATGCCGTTTACGGCGAAGCACGGGGAGAGCCTTATGAGGGCCAGGTAGCCGTTGCAGCGGTTATATTGAACCGGATTGGCAGTGAATCATTTCCGAATACCGCTTCTGGTGTTATTTTCGAGCCGGGTGCTTTTACGGCTGTAGCAGACGGGCAAATTTGGCTGACACCAAACCCGAGAGCGAAGGAAGCCGTATTGGACGCTATTAACGGATGGGATCCGACGGGCGAAGCACTTTATTATTTTAATCCAGACACCGCTACAAGTGACTGGATTTGGTCACGGCCGCAAATTAAGAAAATCGGGCAGCACATTTTTTGCGAATAGGAGGCGATCAACATGCGGACATTTATCACAGTCGCACTCGCTGTGCTCTTAGCTGTAACGGCAGTTTGGGGATACAGGCAGCACCAGGAAAAAGAAAGATTGGCGATCGAAGCGGAGAATGGATACCAGCAGGCATTTCACGAACTTGTGTACCAGGTAGATGTGATTCACGATCGAACCGGAGAAGCGCTCGCGATGAATTCAAAAGACAATTTAACACCCGCATTGACAGATGTATGGCGCCTTACCTCTGAAGCGCACAATGCCATCAGCCGCCTTCCACTCGGCTTTATGCCGTTTTCAAAAACCGAAGAATTTTTAGGGAAAAGCGGTGATTTCACCTATAACACAGCGGTGCGGGACTTGGATACCCAGCCGTTAACGGATAAAGAATATGAGCAGCTTGAGTCGCTTTATAAGCAGTCTGCTGATATTCAAAATGATCTTCGGGCCGTACAAATGAATGTGTTAGATAAAAATTTGCGCTGGACAGATGTAGCCCATGCAGCGGCTGACGGAGATGAACCAAGAGACAATACGGTTATCGATGGGTTTAATACAATTGAGAAAAAAGCATCCGAATTTTCCGAATCAGACACTTTCCGGGCGACTCAAGTTGAAAAATCCGTTTCGGACGATGCGCTCAAAAAGCTGGAAGGGCCTATGATCACCAAAAAAGAAGCGGCTCAAAAAGCAAAGGACTATTTTCAGTTTGATGCGGAGGTTACGTCTGTAGACAGCAGTTTAAAAGGAGCTTCGGTTCCGTTTTATCACGTATCTGTTACAGGACAAGACGGTGAAGAAGCCAGCATGGATATCACCAAAAAAGGCGGTTATCCTTTAACATTTACCGTAAATAGAACCCCGGGCAAAAGCCGGATAAGTTTATATGATGCTTCTCAGAAAGCGGAAGATTTTTTAGAAAAGCACGGATTTGAAGGGATGGTTATGACGAACAGTGCGCAGTATGACCATACTGGCGTTTTTACCTACACTAAAAAAGTGAAAGACACGCTCGTTTATCCAGAATCTGTGACGATCAAAGTGGCGCTTGATACAGGTGCAGTTACAGGGCTTGAAGCACAAAACTACTGGAAAAATAAAAAAGAACGGAACATTAAGGATCCTGCTTTAAGCGAAGAGGAAGCGAAAAAAGAGCTGCATCCGAAATTAACGGTAATGGAAACGAAAAAAGCGATTGTAACGAATGAAGAAATGAAGGATAAGATGTGTTATGAATTTTTAGCCGAGAATGGAACAGCTTCTTACCGGATCTTTATTAATGCAGACAACGGGAAAGAAGAGCGAATCGAAAAATTATCAGAAGCGGAAGCTGCCTATAGGCAATAAGATCATATTGCATTTAGGTCTTAAATCCTTTATAATTTTTTCCAATAAGCGTTTTGGCCTACAAAACGCAGTAAGGAAAAAAGAGAGTGATATGAATGCTTCAGCCTGGTATCGTACTGACACTGGAACCATTTGAAGAAATAGATAAAAAAGAAGAGTATCGATGCAAAGTAGTCGATATAGAAGACGGAAAGCTGTTTA from Domibacillus sp. DTU_2020_1001157_1_SI_ALB_TIR_016 encodes:
- the ypeB gene encoding germination protein YpeB, whose translation is MRTFITVALAVLLAVTAVWGYRQHQEKERLAIEAENGYQQAFHELVYQVDVIHDRTGEALAMNSKDNLTPALTDVWRLTSEAHNAISRLPLGFMPFSKTEEFLGKSGDFTYNTAVRDLDTQPLTDKEYEQLESLYKQSADIQNDLRAVQMNVLDKNLRWTDVAHAAADGDEPRDNTVIDGFNTIEKKASEFSESDTFRATQVEKSVSDDALKKLEGPMITKKEAAQKAKDYFQFDAEVTSVDSSLKGASVPFYHVSVTGQDGEEASMDITKKGGYPLTFTVNRTPGKSRISLYDASQKAEDFLEKHGFEGMVMTNSAQYDHTGVFTYTKKVKDTLVYPESVTIKVALDTGAVTGLEAQNYWKNKKERNIKDPALSEEEAKKELHPKLTVMETKKAIVTNEEMKDKMCYEFLAENGTASYRIFINADNGKEERIEKLSEAEAAYRQ
- the sleB gene encoding spore cortex-lytic enzyme is translated as MTKWKKQIAVFLTLVLLLASGQAGAFSGQVIQRGAEGDDVIELQSRLQYTGYYRDQIDGVFGWSTYWALRNFQESFGLPVDGLAGTATKRKLEQVSKYDEQHVKSQMRKGKAFTYYGGAETSAQSVNTPTGFSQNDIQLMANAVYGEARGEPYEGQVAVAAVILNRIGSESFPNTASGVIFEPGAFTAVADGQIWLTPNPRAKEAVLDAINGWDPTGEALYYFNPDTATSDWIWSRPQIKKIGQHIFCE